A window of Lonchura striata isolate bLonStr1 chromosome 2, bLonStr1.mat, whole genome shotgun sequence genomic DNA:
AAGTCAACTGGAACTTCTTCAAGCATCAGTGTTACAAGATCACCATCTGCCAGATTTTCTGAACCATGATGAACAATACTTTTGTCCTCAGTTActtgctgctgtttcttctcTGGAATCCTCACAGAATCCTCTTTGTGGTGTTCTGCAGGTGTTTTGCCGGCAGTGTTATCAAAACCACAATGCAACACTGTGGAATTTGAATGTACATTATTAAAAGGAATATCTTCACTATTTTTACTTTGGATCTGTGAATTCAGTTCTTGTGGCACATGGGATGCTTTCTTTTCCCAGATAACAATATGAATCTCTGAAGGAGGAACTTCAAATCTTTTACGTTTCTGGCAATACGGACCCTTTAAGTCATCACATTCAAGCCAAGTTCCTGAAAAATAGCAACCAGTGCAGAGACTTAGAGACTTTTAGAACTGAAGTCACTATCCTCACACTTGTCAACTATTTTTATTAACCCATTCCCCTGACAAGCAGAAaataggtgttttttttttctccagagaaAACTGAGAGACTGCCACTGTAAAAAGATCAAATACGAGAAGTTGCAGTAATAATACTACAGGTCAGAGTGGGTCAACCATATAAAACAAAGCCAgctaagggttttttttggctgaaACATCTTGTCTGAAAATACCCTCACAAGTCTGAGGTAAGAACCACCTCTCAAATTAAGTTTCTCTGTAGACCTTTTCATTGCCTGTGTAGGAACCACAGGGGCTAAAAAGAAACTGCTTATTTTAATAATCTTGTCTCATCACCTGCAAACTGTTCATAGATcatgaaagaatattttatagcttcaagaattttaaaacagatATATACGACATATAGGTGCTTCTTAACTAGGCATTTCCCAGcctcttttcatttcttttttatctctGGCAATATGACTTAGACAATTTTCATATTGTCACAACACTTCATAAGACTGCATCCCATGCTCTCTACAGAGGCATGATTATAAAAATACCACCTTTTCACCTTCTCTGATTATGGATCTTCCATCAGTGGTACAACCATCAACCAGCATTAGTAATGTTTCTAACATGGATTTGTGCCTCCCACCCCTGAGGTGCCATAAAGTTCAGATataaaaaataacttcattAATTGCTCATAGTACCAGAGGTTACCTTGCTTCCAGCCAAGAATGGATGACTCACtggtttaaaaacaaacaatacTGTTTGTTCCACAGTAACAGTCAGACTGCATTTTTTAACTTTCACAAAGctatgaagggaaaaaaaactctaTAGCCAAATTACTTTTTCCAGTAAATGCACTGTAAGACAGTACAGTGCAGTTAAACAAACTGAAAACCTTCACTCTGAGAAACAAGAACCCCCAGTTATTTGCAACATTTTGATATGAAGTTTAGCATGCAGACAAAAGAAATCTTTGTTATATATCAACGGTTGGGACTACTGCAGTAACCCATAAAACATTCCATGTAGACTCATGAAATAATATAGTAGATAAGAACCACAAACTCTATCTTATCTCTCTCTTTTACGAGAAaagactgagggagctgggcctgttcagccttgagaaaagACAACTGGGAGGGGACCTCATCAGCATCTGTAAGTGTCCAGAGGGAGGTGTCAGAAGACAgacccaggctctgctcagcagcgCTGAGCATTAGGAGAGAAGGCaacaggcagaaactgatgcacagaagTTCCACCGGAACATGAGGAAGgacttctttactgtgcagtGGCCACACACTGCagcagattgtccagagaggttgtggaatTTCCCTCACAGGAAATATTCATCTGGATGccatcctgtgccatgtgctctgggacagccctgcttgagcagggaagTTGGATGACCccctgtggtcccttccaacctgacccatttTGTGATTCTTACCATCAGGATTCAAAGACCAGCTTATGAAGTGCTTCTTATCTGTTTGGCACTGAACAACAGATGTTATTTGGTAGCTGTCTTCCTCAAATTGAAATGAGTATTTCTCCAGGTTGTTATGTGGCAGGCCTTCTACAAAATGTAACATTAATATTGCAGGTACTCTGACAAAGAAACAATAAGAACCAATTATTACAATGAAACAGTGGCAAAAGTTCCTAATGAAAAGTAAGAGTATGTGGTTCTGCCCTTACTATTCTACTTCCTCAATCTTCAGTTTGCACAGTAAGCACAAAGGGAAAAGAACATCCCAACTGGATGTTCCATTTAATTATagattaggggaaaaaaagccaacaccaaataagggatttggggagtgcGGAAAAGCTGAGGAAAAACACCCCTGTGCCATAAACACAGTAGCAAGGGACATTGTTCCCAGCTCAAATAAGTAAACAAATGATCAAACAACTTTTATCCACAGCCGGGGCTGTGAAAAGGCTGACACTCGATATTGGTTGTCTGTATTTACTACTTGATAGTTAAGTATTTATGACCTAGCTCAAATACATGTGCTGGTCagcattttaaacatttctctgTTTCATCTTTAGTAAACTATTTGCTATTTCAGCTTTTAAGAATGAtctaaaaatctttaaaagggAGCACTGATCGGAGTTTAAGGTTTAGAATCTGCAAACCCATAGTAAGTTTGGTTTCAAAAACCATGGGTTCAATAAATGAAGTCTTAGAACTTTATGTATGTTACTTTTAAGTTCACGTATTCAAACTTACTTTTCCAAGATCATCTGCTGTCTTTGAGATGTATTTCCACAGATAATACATGGTCCAATATGAACAGCGTTAAGTGGATGCCAATCAGGGATTACATTTGTAAACGTTGTTAGTGTTTTCTTCAAtctggacacacacacacatttaaagAGTAAAGCAAGTTGGTGGTCAGAAAAcaataaatatacatattttactAGGAAACAAGTtataaaaatgttataaaaacccaaattctATTCACTTCCATGCAATTTGTGTGGAATTCACTGTGACAGCATCACATCCAAGTCAGCCCTGAATTCAGTTCTGCCAAACAGCATCAGTCACAATTTGTTTTCAGCAGCCCTGTGGTCTTCAGtttcacattattttctttttctcccttttaatGTTATCTCTGTTTCCTTTCCAACACAAGACAGAGCTTGTACCAGGATCTGCATAATTTACTAGCTAATACAgatgtttttcaaataaaataagctGTCTTCTGAAGGTGTCTCTCTTTACCTACTGACTCGAAAAGGAGTCTAAATTAAGAGCTTGTACCTGTGGCTACACATAACTAAATAAATTCTCAAGAAATTACTCACCTGtaatactattttaaaatagacAAACTGTGTTAGAGAATCTCTGATTCTTTGTAACCAAGTGAATATTCCAGGTATTTCTCAATAGCAGGAGTGTACTAGGAATACATTCTTTAGAACCACAGCAACTTGTATACTCTCAGCAAAATATCAGAGTGAGCATGTCCAGAGACTCACACAGTTACCctattgtttctttctttattaattGATAACATGGTTGCTTAAGACATGGAACAGCAGTAAACTATTTGCAAATGAAAAAGCAGATCATGTAAAACTTCAACAACAAGCTTAAATCTGGAAATCTGAAGAAAACCAACTATTATATACagatttaaaaatgtaaggtaGAACAGCTTTATAGAAGCCgtttttatataaaaatctCACCGGTCCTGGTACTTGTGGCCACAGTGTACACATTCAGACTTGCATGAAAAAGAATGCAAGAATAATCTCTCAGCTTGTTGATCTACTTGTAAGAGTAGCTGAAGTGCAACCACTGGATTCTTCATATTAcctttaaagaaagaaatgggCAGAAAGAAATGGTCACTAAATATCTGAAATCACCTTTCAGTACCTCAAAAAGTAAGAAGATAAGCTTATTGCTATGATTTAAATGTCAGTTATTATTTCACAGCTCTGTTTGCAATTCTCACAGCAAAGGGATTGATCCATGTTATTAGGTTGTTATCAGTGACAATTTCATGACTACAGCATAATTACAAAGATTATCTGCTCTCTAGAAAGTCAAAATGGGCAAAGGACAAACCAGCTGATCATACTGTAAAGTATGTGCAAGTCAccaatacaaaaaaaatgtatttccaaaCTTTCTTGTATGCATTCATACACACATTTTTATGCATGACATAAAAAGCTTTGCATCTAGGGTTTCCTGAAAGTAATTACTGAGATGCTGCACTAATTACTTACCCAATTCACACCTCAGCTGAGGCTGAAGTTCTGTAAACATTACATTTCTGATTTCATTGAGCTGAGATTCTGCTTTTGGAAGAacatctaaagaaaaaaaatacatatgtCTTCATGTAGTCATGTGTAACAGCCCCCCCACCTTTTCACAAACATATGTGCCCCTAGCATGCACTCCCTCTCTGCAAACCAATGTCTTTCATATTGACCCATACTTGTTAAGACTTGGTAGAATAGCCAATTAttggtattaatttttttgaaaattaggAAAGAATTTGCATAAGTTATTCACCATTTACTGCAGTTTGCTGACTAAAAACTATTTGCTCTGGCTTAAATTATGACTACAAGCCTGCACCGACAGCTTTGTAGTAACAATATTTAAGGACAGCGTGACCACATATTACAAATCCTGAAGATTCAgagattaaaagaaaacttgaaaACTTAAGCATTAAGAgcaaaagcacaaaaatttGCTTACATGCTAAGGTTATAGAattcaaataataaaacatttttatgtattGTTTTAGCTTAAATACCAATTTCTTAAGTGAGCctttaaaatagtaaaataattttaaatttaaaaataactttttactTTATATATcttagtattttaattttctatgtTGTTTACAATACATTATTTGAGCACAAGCAAGAACATAATTTCTACTACACAATCATGATAATAACCTgcagaaattaaaggaaatatttagaaTAGCTATTGAGACTGCTTATTACATATAAACTATgtatagaaaaaaagaaagtttcttGCAGCTACACTGCTTTTGATTGTTTGTAAAAACAGCTGTATGCAaaagatactgtaaaattaCATGGAAGAACAAAATGAATTCTACACCTATTCTCCACAAAAATACTCTTCATCCAATCCCCTCTCCATTGTTACCCAAATAAATGGATTTGTTTTGCAGTAATTGAAATGAAAAGGTTTAAGTTCTTTCAAAACTATACTGTACTCTAACACTTAACATTCCCATTTAAAGGTTACTGCACACCAGAGCTCCTTGGCAAACAGAGCCcaacaaagaaaaacatctcAGACAGGTTTTAGGATGTCAGAGGGCTTCCCAGTAACAGCTGAACACCTCAACTCAAGCAGCATGACTTCCTGGCAAGAACAATACACAACCTAGTTCAGAATATTTTGGAGATTTCTCGATACTTTGTAACATGGATTAAACCACTTCTGATTACATATTCTTTTTCCCAGGAAAGATAAGACCTTACTCAAGTTACCTAGGGCTGTTCTGTGACTGTGGACTGTTTATGTATTCAAACACACATAGTCCAACAGCGTCCACTGAAATTCAGGAGATACTGACTAACCAGAAAGCTTTATTCCTTCTTTAACAGATCATATCTAAGAAGTTGAGACTCGGGACACCAGTGGTCCAGatcaagagaaataaaaacccCATGATCTTAATTTAGGAGTCTTAAACAGAATCCACAGAACAGAAAATGGCTAAAGGCCATTAGAATACAGTGACATATCCTCCTCAGTTACAGTCCTCCAATGTGTTAAGCTGAGCTGACCTGCTAAACCCCCTGTTAAGTGTTACTGAGTTACTCTTTCCAGACCATATGATCCAGGTTAATGTGTTTGACTACTTCTGACTGAAGCAGACTAGGAAACACTGTCATCTACAGCAGCTTGCAGACCTCAGGGGAAGCATTCCTTCAATGAGCACAGCTGGAGACAGAAAAGAACTTATGTTTCCAGCTTTACTATTTTCAGTGTGACAAGGCAACTGCCCACTTACACAAGGATATAAACCACAACAGAAATTGTTTCCAAAATCGAGATTAGAACAGTATCCTAACATGTTAACAAACAGAGGGGAAGGAAACAAAGTAAGGGTGATTTACATAAATAATTCATAATATCTTTATGTTGgatatgacaaaaaaaaaaaaatttaagagatGCTTGGCATTTGATGTCTTCAAAGAGTGTATGTTTGCCCCAAGAAAAACAATCTCAGATGTTACCAGGATTTTGCTAGATAAAGCATACTATTCTGCAAATTCATGATAATAGTTGTATTTTTTGCCATCTTGAAATAGAATGGAGGCATATATAAGTGTGCTGTACTAAATTCCACATATTTGTAGCAAATCAGTCCGAGTATGAGAAAACTGCAGCTAAATTTACTCACCTTTTACTTTACTCCTTTTACAGGTATTCAGAAGAATAGATGCTTGATTATACTTTGTTAAGAGTTTCTGGAGTAAACATTTTCCATCATTATATTCTTCTGCTAGAGCAGATTTTAATGTTTCTAAGTGTACTAGTGCTGACAAAATACAATCTAACCAACAAAGATTGTTTATGTTTCTCCACTGAAGACACAAATCTCTTTTATTAGTGGAACTTTTATCCTCTTTGAGTGAAATTTCAGATGCTGTTGATAAAAGCTCAGAATTTGGCAACAGTTGTGTTTTGGGAGTAGAAGTCTTTGGTGGACTTTCTTGGTAGTTGCTGGTTTTGGTGGTTGTTTCAAAATCCACGTTCTGCATGCAGGATCCCACATGGCTGCCAGGATTTTGCTGGTCATTTTGTAATACATCGTGGAGGCTTGCCTTGGGAATACACAAACTATTCTGGCAGCCTTTCACAACGGAGTCTGCACTAATGGTGTGCTCAACATTGAGCACGTTGTTAGTTTGTGCTTTTTTTGGATCTGATCCAACAGCAGAAAAGTCACTGGTACCAcctaatttccttttcttgtgAGGAGATGGAACTTGGTGATTTTCTGAACCAGTAGAAGTAATTATGCTGTTTAATGGTTTATAACCAAGTGGGTAGATGCActagaggaaagaaagaaggttACAGTGAAATCTACAAAGCAATTTAAGAAAGTACAAAGCATACTTTTAAAATGGAGTTGAATCACAGAAGCATAAAATGGCTTGGTTTGGAAAGGATGTTACagaccatccagttccaaaccccctgccataggcagggacaccttctactggACCAAGTTGCTTAGACCTCCATCCAACCCAGCAATAGGGACTCCTGTAAAGTGGTATTTTAACTAAATCAATACATATATTCAACATAGGTATGACAGGAAGAGTGTGTTATCCCACCACTGTCTTATAAGCAactaagaaataaataaatgagtagTGATACTTCAATGCTACTTTTGCAGTAAATTCTTCCAACCTCTGCAAACGATTTTGCTAAGGAGAATCCTCTTGTCTTATTCTGCTAAACCCATTCCTTTAGGGTACAGATTTGATATTATTATCTCACGCCTGAGAGACTACTAGTGCCCAAACTGACAGGGTATATTTCAGGCTAGCTCAATGAATATAGACAAATCCCTATTACCAATCTCCAGAACTATACTATAATTAGTTAAAAGCAGGAAAGAATGGGAAAAACAACTCTGAGCCCCACATCTAGTCAAATTTCTACTAATTTAAGGGCACCAGTCTGTTTGGGATTGCTGTACCCTCCCCAAATACATGGAGCAGTGAAGGGAGAGGCAGCAAAATCACAACTCAAATATTAAGCAGCATAGAAATCCAGCTAaggttaaaattaaaaagggggtaaaaaagaaagaaaaatattgtaattACAATTATAAACCTATTTGCATTACCCAGActtaaagaagggaaaatgggaGACTCAGATCTGCTAGAGTTATACACTAGTTACATGGATCATCAAATATTCACCTTCTACTCAGACttctataaatatttatttattaccaCTTGTGATCCCTTGTTAATTGAGAAGAACCCTCCTTTATGtcatttttttactctttttaatTCTTTAGGGTAGCTACCTATGCCTAAACACAGGTGAGTTCTGCATTTCCCTATTTGCAAGCAAATATCCTGCAGCATACAGACTCAGACGGGTCCTATTCCAACAGTCTGCTCACCAAAAACAATATCACAGACTTTGAGAGGTGTAActgctgaaggcaaaggcctCTGCAGGACCAAATAAAACTCTTTATTAGTGTAATACCTGAGGATTTTCACAAAGGAAAATGGACTCTTGAAAATTAAGGCGGTAAGTTCGTAAGCCTTGGATCTGACCCTTCTCTTTGCAGACTGGACAATACTCATGTGCAGCTGTTTCCACAGGACTACagttctaaaataaaaacaaaccaagaatGATAAAGCAGCATAAATCTAtctatttcatacattttcccaaGGTAAAACATAATTATTAAGATACAAAATCATTCAACTTCTAGATATAATACAATACAATATAAAAAAAGTGAACTACattggtttcttttttattatttgtaataTATTTGTATGGTAGTatgatttaaataaatttatctttttatttaaatattcaaataagGTGTCTTTCACAACACAATTATGCATATTTTATTCTACTTGAACTGAACCACAGGACCCTTATTGCCAGGGAACACAAGCTCAAATCTTTGAAAGACAAATCAATTTTCATAGGAATGCAAACAGTTGTAAAAATAGTGCCAGTAAAAAACACAGGCACATATTTACTTAGAATAATCTTTCGCCATTGTTATAGATTTCcgtggaaaataattttgagatttttttttgtaaaattaagACCAATTAAAAATCTctcaaaacagagaaaaatatgaaCTTTGCACATATGTAAAACAAGTTTCAACTGACTTTTCCCAAATACCCCACCATGTGGAGTGTCGATTTCCCTATACC
This region includes:
- the USPL1 gene encoding SUMO-specific isopeptidase USPL1 isoform X2, which gives rise to MNCSPVETAAHEYCPVCKEKGQIQGLRTYRLNFQESIFLCENPQCIYPLGYKPLNSIITSTGSENHQVPSPHKKRKLGGTSDFSAVGSDPKKAQTNNVLNVEHTISADSVVKGCQNSLCIPKASLHDVLQNDQQNPGSHVGSCMQNVDFETTTKTSNYQESPPKTSTPKTQLLPNSELLSTASEISLKEDKSSTNKRDLCLQWRNINNLCWLDCILSALVHLETLKSALAEEYNDGKCLLQKLLTKYNQASILLNTCKRSKVKDVLPKAESQLNEIRNVMFTELQPQLRCELGNMKNPVVALQLLLQVDQQAERLFLHSFSCKSECVHCGHKYQDRLKKTLTTFTNVIPDWHPLNAVHIGPCIICGNTSQRQQMILEKVPAILMLHFVEGLPHNNLEKYSFQFEEDSYQITSVVQCQTDKKHFISWSLNPDGTWLECDDLKGPYCQKRKRFEVPPSEIHIVIWEKKASHVPQELNSQIQSKNSEDIPFNNVHSNSTVLHCGFDNTAGKTPAEHHKEDSVRIPEKKQQQVTEDKSIVHHGSENLADGDLVTLMLEEVPVDLEDKSVPNGRMVGNNFLDGWGTPGQEEPAFSLSTPYAGEFAGTSLPMNKKSMLYENSSICLPLEELNSVSITAPVPKKHDPDSSDSLPSQLNERTNLANREHGLNSELLLNKLLAVENTIQNPPDLKDASKTVVNSQVGNSGVRNSVQSSYKDRKGGFVGSWVKKLSKSTSVMPSSSSALKNERNCKTPSVQRISEVWLPMKGASNFGGFQSRGTKETTETPKLLAPQSNNTHPLSNFKGFSQSTCLPTANHTSIAGPTWTKSESTLGTPGKVTQFPSPGCNSGKAEESDSDKTKKLRLKLLKKLNAKKKKLASLDRLAVEQMKQEKPVSGDISTPSQTESQNDSELLQSFLRELQYQIDVTGHQSELNANTVPGCTGHDNTDEILAELLSPTSTVTSLEAPKSEDECMYMEMVHSSVATTVPYESTSVPQAAVTSEDHNYYSPVKDTNLELDAINKHSVKKLSFESPTRDDILEDLFSISAPSSMPGDMDLPHFDETLFETW
- the USPL1 gene encoding SUMO-specific isopeptidase USPL1 isoform X1 is translated as MMDTQKTTNGLQVIGEGTGIGKSTLHMVGYLGKNCSPVETAAHEYCPVCKEKGQIQGLRTYRLNFQESIFLCENPQCIYPLGYKPLNSIITSTGSENHQVPSPHKKRKLGGTSDFSAVGSDPKKAQTNNVLNVEHTISADSVVKGCQNSLCIPKASLHDVLQNDQQNPGSHVGSCMQNVDFETTTKTSNYQESPPKTSTPKTQLLPNSELLSTASEISLKEDKSSTNKRDLCLQWRNINNLCWLDCILSALVHLETLKSALAEEYNDGKCLLQKLLTKYNQASILLNTCKRSKVKDVLPKAESQLNEIRNVMFTELQPQLRCELGNMKNPVVALQLLLQVDQQAERLFLHSFSCKSECVHCGHKYQDRLKKTLTTFTNVIPDWHPLNAVHIGPCIICGNTSQRQQMILEKVPAILMLHFVEGLPHNNLEKYSFQFEEDSYQITSVVQCQTDKKHFISWSLNPDGTWLECDDLKGPYCQKRKRFEVPPSEIHIVIWEKKASHVPQELNSQIQSKNSEDIPFNNVHSNSTVLHCGFDNTAGKTPAEHHKEDSVRIPEKKQQQVTEDKSIVHHGSENLADGDLVTLMLEEVPVDLEDKSVPNGRMVGNNFLDGWGTPGQEEPAFSLSTPYAGEFAGTSLPMNKKSMLYENSSICLPLEELNSVSITAPVPKKHDPDSSDSLPSQLNERTNLANREHGLNSELLLNKLLAVENTIQNPPDLKDASKTVVNSQVGNSGVRNSVQSSYKDRKGGFVGSWVKKLSKSTSVMPSSSSALKNERNCKTPSVQRISEVWLPMKGASNFGGFQSRGTKETTETPKLLAPQSNNTHPLSNFKGFSQSTCLPTANHTSIAGPTWTKSESTLGTPGKVTQFPSPGCNSGKAEESDSDKTKKLRLKLLKKLNAKKKKLASLDRLAVEQMKQEKPVSGDISTPSQTESQNDSELLQSFLRELQYQIDVTGHQSELNANTVPGCTGHDNTDEILAELLSPTSTVTSLEAPKSEDECMYMEMVHSSVATTVPYESTSVPQAAVTSEDHNYYSPVKDTNLELDAINKHSVKKLSFESPTRDDILEDLFSISAPSSMPGDMDLPHFDETLFETW